One window of Mucilaginibacter inviolabilis genomic DNA carries:
- a CDS encoding PTS system mannose/fructose/N-acetylgalactosamine-transporter subunit IIB — MIKLTRIDDRLVHGQVAMTWTPALGADCLLVANDKAATDEFLKMTLGLAKPASAKLLIKTLADAIIFLNDPRGQNMKILVLVNSVKDAAALAAGVSEIKSINFGGIRTREGTHSIAKALAVTDDDIAIIRDLLAKGIELEVRQVPTDNKTPIETLI; from the coding sequence ATGATTAAGCTAACCCGCATAGACGACAGACTGGTACACGGACAGGTGGCTATGACCTGGACACCCGCACTGGGCGCGGATTGCCTGCTGGTAGCCAACGATAAGGCCGCCACCGACGAATTCTTAAAAATGACCCTGGGCCTAGCCAAACCTGCCTCGGCCAAATTGCTCATCAAAACATTGGCCGACGCCATCATATTTTTAAATGACCCGCGCGGCCAGAACATGAAAATACTGGTACTGGTGAATTCTGTAAAAGACGCGGCTGCATTGGCTGCCGGCGTAAGCGAGATAAAAAGCATCAACTTTGGCGGCATCCGTACCAGAGAAGGCACTCACTCCATAGCCAAGGCTTTGGCGGTTACTGATGACGATATAGCCATTATCCGTGATCTGTTAGCCAAAGGCATCGAACTGGAAGTACGACAAGTGCCAACTGATAACAAAACCCCGATAGAAACCCTGATTTAA
- a CDS encoding glycosyl hydrolase family 28-related protein encodes MKKFFLLTLFISSIYHYGFAQAPDAPFRAARSFYQQRLEDKEAVYFTPDKYPVKADGKTDVSDALQQAIKDLKDKNNFGVLFIPEGKYLISKTIFVPRAVRLIGYGKTRPVIILAKNSPGFQVADTTDKGKAKYMFWFVNNISKPGEEVSDAGASTFYSALSNINLKIEDGNPVAVALRTHYAQHSFIAHADIDVGKGKAGMFDVGNEMEDVRFFNGDYGILTTKPSPGWQFMMVDTYFEGQRKAAISTQEAGLTIVRMQVKNVPTAIEIHPNYHEKLFVEDSRFDHVSGPAVIISNEDNAFNQISLRNVDCRDVKTLVNYRRSKTTTTGEGAIYKVKNFIYGLQMDNLTADPVCKTIKEIQPLSAFPAPAKKDIPEFPAISTWVNLQTLGAKGDGETDDTKAMQEAIDQYPAIYVPSGRYRITGTLKFKPNTVLIGLNPIATQIILKDNTQAFGGFGGPVPMIETSKGGNNILTGIGLSSGRINPRAVACKWMAGENSYLNDVKFLGGHGGMNKPGEQTGQGLYKGNDSDMWDSQYWSLWVTDGGGGTFKNIWSANTYATAGAYVSNTSTPGRIYALSVEHHVRNEVRFNKVANWKVYALQLEEESRESTECQPLELENCADMTFANLYMFRVIRVNKPYPYSVRSWNNKNVELLNVHNYSQIKYTTTDPLYDIGTNTTVRPWEFARLVINSTTTASEQPVQGNVQKLASGFEFANSLCTDSKGNVYFSEARMRRIYKWDASTKTISLLADYPWEPLSLACDKNDNLLVVFKYTPKPGYLVDGKPEEFKNPADASGTSFSGWGNSGFGSLVYSVNTDNPDESILLLKKEAMPTGKTIYQALYPVHRWRDFHDFNTVSVNKATECWVAPDGVTIIPVVYDLARSSALVAAYPGKPVYTTDEYDKRTVQLKVSPEGYLSDLKYFAERGEFDLAGDAKGNVYIADGQVYIYDSAGKQSGVIKVPERPTSLVFSKDGKTLYVTGHNALYAVAVN; translated from the coding sequence GTGAAGAAGTTCTTTTTATTGACGCTTTTTATATCATCAATTTATCATTACGGCTTTGCCCAGGCTCCTGATGCTCCATTTAGAGCGGCCAGGTCATTTTACCAGCAACGTTTGGAGGATAAGGAAGCTGTTTACTTTACACCAGATAAATACCCCGTGAAGGCCGATGGGAAAACTGATGTATCCGATGCGCTGCAACAGGCTATTAAGGATTTGAAGGATAAAAATAATTTCGGCGTACTGTTTATCCCCGAAGGGAAATACCTCATTAGTAAAACCATATTTGTACCCCGGGCGGTGCGACTGATCGGTTATGGTAAAACCCGCCCGGTTATTATCCTGGCCAAAAACTCACCCGGTTTCCAGGTGGCCGATACAACGGATAAGGGCAAGGCCAAATATATGTTCTGGTTTGTGAATAATATATCCAAACCTGGCGAAGAGGTATCAGATGCGGGGGCATCTACCTTCTACAGTGCCTTATCCAATATCAACCTTAAAATTGAAGACGGTAATCCGGTAGCTGTCGCCTTGCGCACGCATTATGCCCAGCATAGTTTTATAGCCCATGCTGATATTGACGTGGGCAAAGGCAAGGCAGGCATGTTTGATGTGGGTAACGAGATGGAAGATGTGCGCTTTTTTAATGGCGATTACGGCATCCTGACCACCAAGCCATCACCGGGATGGCAGTTTATGATGGTGGATACCTATTTTGAAGGGCAACGCAAAGCCGCCATCAGTACCCAGGAGGCGGGATTAACCATTGTGCGCATGCAGGTAAAAAATGTGCCTACGGCGATTGAGATCCATCCCAATTATCATGAAAAATTGTTTGTGGAGGATAGCCGGTTTGACCATGTGAGCGGTCCGGCTGTTATCATCAGTAATGAGGATAATGCCTTTAACCAGATCAGTCTGCGTAATGTGGATTGCCGCGATGTAAAAACATTGGTCAACTATCGCCGCAGCAAAACAACAACCACCGGTGAAGGCGCTATCTACAAAGTAAAAAACTTTATATACGGTTTGCAGATGGATAACCTGACTGCTGACCCGGTATGTAAAACCATAAAAGAGATCCAGCCGCTGTCGGCTTTCCCTGCACCAGCCAAAAAAGATATACCGGAGTTTCCGGCGATAAGTACCTGGGTCAACCTGCAAACACTGGGTGCCAAAGGTGATGGTGAAACGGATGATACCAAAGCCATGCAGGAGGCGATTGACCAATATCCTGCTATTTATGTACCATCGGGGAGATATCGGATCACCGGAACTTTAAAATTCAAACCGAATACGGTTCTGATCGGTTTAAATCCCATCGCTACACAGATCATATTGAAAGACAATACCCAGGCCTTCGGTGGTTTCGGCGGACCTGTACCAATGATCGAAACCAGTAAAGGCGGCAACAATATCCTTACCGGTATAGGCTTATCATCGGGTCGCATCAACCCGCGGGCCGTGGCCTGTAAGTGGATGGCCGGTGAAAACTCCTACCTGAATGATGTAAAATTTTTAGGCGGTCATGGAGGCATGAATAAGCCTGGCGAGCAAACAGGTCAAGGTTTGTATAAAGGTAACGACAGCGATATGTGGGACAGCCAATATTGGAGCCTTTGGGTAACCGATGGCGGCGGAGGTACATTCAAAAATATCTGGAGTGCCAATACCTACGCTACTGCCGGGGCCTATGTTTCCAATACCAGCACGCCGGGACGCATTTATGCCCTTTCGGTTGAGCACCATGTACGCAACGAGGTCCGTTTTAACAAAGTAGCCAACTGGAAAGTGTACGCCCTGCAACTGGAGGAGGAAAGCCGGGAAAGCACCGAATGCCAGCCGCTGGAACTGGAAAATTGTGCTGACATGACTTTTGCCAATTTGTACATGTTTAGGGTGATTAGGGTAAATAAACCTTATCCATATTCTGTCCGCAGTTGGAATAATAAAAATGTGGAGCTGCTGAATGTACATAACTACAGCCAAATCAAATATACCACTACCGATCCGCTGTATGATATTGGTACCAATACCACGGTACGTCCCTGGGAGTTTGCCCGTTTGGTGATCAACAGTACCACAACAGCCAGCGAACAGCCTGTTCAGGGCAATGTACAAAAACTGGCATCTGGCTTTGAGTTTGCCAACAGTTTGTGTACCGATAGCAAGGGCAATGTTTACTTCAGCGAGGCGCGGATGAGGCGCATTTATAAATGGGATGCCAGTACCAAAACTATCAGTTTGCTGGCCGATTATCCCTGGGAACCACTTTCGCTGGCCTGCGATAAAAATGATAACCTGCTGGTGGTATTTAAATATACCCCCAAGCCCGGTTATCTGGTTGATGGTAAGCCCGAAGAATTTAAAAATCCGGCTGATGCATCAGGTACTTCCTTTAGCGGCTGGGGCAATTCGGGTTTTGGCAGTTTGGTGTATTCGGTAAATACAGATAATCCGGATGAGAGCATCCTTCTCCTGAAAAAAGAGGCTATGCCAACTGGCAAGACTATATATCAGGCACTTTATCCCGTACACCGCTGGCGCGATTTTCATGATTTTAATACGGTATCAGTCAATAAAGCAACCGAATGCTGGGTGGCGCCAGATGGAGTTACTATTATCCCGGTGGTGTATGACCTGGCCCGTTCAAGCGCGCTAGTTGCCGCCTACCCCGGTAAACCGGTTTATACTACTGATGAGTATGATAAACGTACGGTACAGCTCAAGGTAAGCCCCGAAGGTTACCTGAGCGATCTGAAATATTTTGCCGAACGAGGCGAGTTTGATTTGGCTGGTGATGCCAAAGGCAATGTGTATATAGCCGACGGGCAGGTGTATATTTATGACAGTGCCGGTAAGCAGAGCGGTGTGATCAAAGTTCCGGAACGCCCTACATCGCTTGTGTTTAGTAAAGATGGGAAAACCTTGTACGTTACCGGGCATAATGCTTTGTACGCGGTGGCTGTTAATTAG
- a CDS encoding PTS sugar transporter subunit IIA — protein MRKFLIATHGAFAKGIKSSLDMIIGETDNVFLIQAYLDDAISVEDELAAVLIHITADDELVIFTDLLGGSVNNIMIREALKDNVHIVSGFNLPLLIEVIMGDAGTPVTEVIETAIIDGKEQMVYVNKLITQQND, from the coding sequence ATGAGAAAATTCTTAATTGCCACGCATGGGGCTTTTGCCAAGGGGATAAAATCGTCATTGGATATGATTATTGGTGAAACCGATAACGTATTCCTGATCCAGGCCTACCTCGATGATGCTATCAGCGTAGAAGACGAACTGGCCGCGGTTTTAATCCATATTACGGCCGATGATGAACTGGTGATATTTACCGACCTGCTGGGTGGCAGTGTAAATAACATCATGATACGCGAAGCATTGAAAGACAATGTGCATATCGTATCGGGCTTTAACCTGCCTTTGTTAATTGAGGTTATTATGGGTGATGCGGGCACCCCGGTTACCGAGGTAATAGAAACAGCCATTATCGACGGGAAAGAGCAAATGGTTTATGTAAACAAACTGATAACACAACAAAATGATTAA
- a CDS encoding redoxin family protein, with protein sequence MKKICLITLIALLILSRFTFAQVTHTTLATGESAPDFSLPGIDGKTYTLQSFKDAKVLAVVFICNHCPTSQAYEDRLVKLTSDYASKGVKVVAINPNNPASLRLDELGYSDLGDSFDDMKVRAKDRHFNFPYLYDGETEIASNKYGPVATPHIFIFDKDRKLRYNGRIDDMENPAKTPRSLDARNAIDAVLAGKEVAVPVTKTFGCSIKWAEKQDWIQKAAVTWANEPVKLDTIDAAGIANLVKNKSDKLRLINLWATWCGPCVAEFPELVTIMHLYRDRGLEFVTISADDPSRKDKALSFLKGKQASGPNYIYTGDDKYKMIEAVDPKWDGALPYTMLVDPDGKVVYGKQGIINPEELKKIIWDDPLMGRIYK encoded by the coding sequence ATGAAAAAGATTTGTTTAATAACTCTTATTGCTTTACTGATCCTGTCGCGGTTTACTTTTGCGCAGGTAACACATACCACTTTAGCTACGGGTGAGTCTGCTCCCGATTTTAGTCTGCCCGGCATCGATGGGAAAACGTATACACTGCAATCATTTAAAGATGCCAAGGTGCTGGCCGTAGTGTTTATCTGCAATCACTGTCCAACTTCGCAGGCTTATGAGGATAGACTGGTGAAACTAACCAGCGACTATGCATCAAAAGGTGTCAAAGTAGTGGCCATCAACCCAAACAACCCGGCTTCCCTGCGCTTGGATGAGTTGGGATATAGTGACCTTGGCGATTCGTTTGACGATATGAAAGTACGTGCTAAAGACCGTCATTTTAATTTTCCCTATTTGTATGACGGCGAAACAGAGATCGCCAGTAATAAATATGGCCCGGTAGCGACACCGCATATTTTTATTTTTGATAAGGACAGGAAGTTACGCTATAATGGCCGTATTGACGATATGGAAAACCCTGCCAAAACACCACGATCTTTAGATGCCCGCAACGCTATTGATGCTGTATTGGCTGGTAAAGAAGTGGCAGTGCCGGTAACCAAAACCTTTGGCTGCTCTATCAAATGGGCCGAGAAGCAGGACTGGATCCAGAAAGCCGCCGTAACCTGGGCCAATGAGCCGGTAAAACTGGATACCATTGATGCAGCGGGTATTGCCAACCTGGTAAAAAATAAAAGCGATAAACTAAGATTGATCAACCTGTGGGCTACCTGGTGTGGCCCTTGCGTGGCCGAATTTCCGGAGCTGGTAACCATCATGCATCTGTACCGTGACCGAGGGTTGGAGTTTGTCACCATCAGCGCCGACGATCCATCGCGTAAGGATAAGGCTTTGAGTTTTTTGAAGGGTAAACAGGCATCGGGCCCCAATTATATTTATACCGGCGATGATAAATACAAAATGATCGAAGCGGTTGACCCTAAATGGGATGGCGCCCTGCCATACACTATGCTGGTTGACCCTGATGGTAAAGTTGTTTACGGAAAACAAGGTATCATCAATCCCGAAGAACTCAAAAAGATCATCTGGGATGATCCGTTGATGGGGAGGATATATAAGTAA
- a CDS encoding glycoside hydrolase family 9 protein gives MNKKKLKFLLSILMVPLATFAQQIKIVTNQVGYEDTKAKKAIVVTDKAYQITTFQLVDVDGKMVFSGKSAYNGNVKGWKNREFYTLDFSGFTTAGIYQVQINLSGKKINSYPFKIGKNVLEQATLSDVVYYFKGQRAAGEIDKADRHLLLAGRTQDTIDAHGGWYDATGDYGKHFSHLSFSNYFNPQQIPLVVWSLLKTKEILDKKTTTDFRQINRRILDEATYGADYLVRMQVKNGSFYRSVSAPGPGKLAKDRVIRAEDASYRIKQTKDQPFSNSAENKDWHRYQTSYRSGGGIAIAALAMASTIKVNGDFTSEQYLQAAENAFHFLEANNKLMTFDGRENILDDYCALSAATELYKATKKTEYLTAATKRATNLISRLSAWKKYQNYWKADSTDRPFFHPSDAGMPVASLIYYYPYADQAMQVAIKKAIKASFDFELKVTHEVNNPFGYSRQLVQDTLGNRRTSFFFPQGSDASPWWQGENARLSSMATAARLAAGLFADDQAYHDQLETFAVDQLNWILGLNPFDASMLQGTGHNNPAYGFFGTFEYTNAPGGIVNGVTGGLTDENDIDFNLSYAQIHKDYDWRWAEQWLPHTAWYLLAVAIHE, from the coding sequence ATGAATAAAAAGAAACTGAAGTTTTTGCTCTCCATATTAATGGTACCATTGGCAACCTTTGCCCAGCAAATTAAAATAGTAACCAACCAGGTAGGCTATGAAGATACCAAAGCTAAAAAGGCTATTGTAGTAACGGACAAAGCCTATCAAATCACCACATTTCAGCTGGTTGATGTGGACGGCAAAATGGTATTCTCTGGCAAGTCTGCATACAATGGCAACGTGAAAGGATGGAAAAACCGGGAGTTTTATACGCTTGATTTTAGCGGGTTTACTACTGCGGGTATCTACCAGGTGCAGATCAACTTATCCGGTAAAAAGATCAATTCCTATCCGTTTAAAATAGGGAAGAATGTGTTGGAGCAGGCTACGCTGTCAGATGTAGTATATTACTTTAAAGGGCAGCGCGCTGCTGGCGAAATCGACAAGGCCGATCGTCATTTATTGTTGGCTGGCAGAACACAGGATACTATTGATGCCCATGGCGGTTGGTATGATGCCACCGGTGATTATGGCAAGCATTTTTCACATCTGTCGTTCTCCAATTATTTCAATCCGCAGCAGATACCTTTGGTGGTTTGGAGCTTATTGAAAACCAAAGAGATCCTCGATAAAAAAACAACTACCGATTTCAGGCAGATCAATCGCCGTATTTTGGATGAGGCCACTTATGGTGCCGATTACCTGGTGCGGATGCAGGTCAAAAACGGTTCTTTTTATCGTTCGGTATCGGCTCCGGGCCCGGGCAAACTGGCAAAGGACAGGGTGATCCGTGCCGAAGATGCTTCCTATCGCATCAAACAAACTAAAGATCAACCCTTCAGCAACAGCGCCGAAAATAAGGACTGGCACCGTTATCAAACCAGCTATCGATCGGGTGGGGGTATAGCCATTGCTGCCTTGGCTATGGCATCAACCATCAAAGTAAACGGCGATTTTACCAGCGAACAATATTTACAGGCCGCCGAAAACGCTTTCCATTTCCTGGAAGCCAACAACAAGCTCATGACCTTTGATGGTCGCGAGAATATCCTGGATGATTATTGCGCCTTAAGCGCTGCGACCGAGTTATACAAAGCCACCAAAAAAACGGAATATTTAACAGCTGCAACCAAAAGGGCTACTAATCTTATTAGTCGATTATCTGCCTGGAAAAAATATCAGAACTACTGGAAGGCCGATAGTACCGACAGGCCATTCTTTCATCCATCAGACGCAGGAATGCCTGTTGCCAGTTTGATCTATTACTATCCATATGCAGATCAGGCTATGCAGGTAGCCATCAAAAAAGCCATCAAAGCGTCCTTTGATTTTGAATTGAAAGTTACCCATGAGGTGAATAACCCTTTTGGTTATAGTCGTCAATTGGTGCAGGACACCCTGGGCAACAGGCGCACATCGTTTTTCTTTCCGCAGGGCAGCGATGCCTCGCCTTGGTGGCAGGGCGAAAATGCCCGCTTATCTTCTATGGCTACTGCTGCACGCCTCGCTGCCGGTTTGTTTGCCGATGATCAAGCTTACCATGATCAGCTGGAAACCTTCGCCGTTGATCAGTTAAATTGGATCCTGGGTTTGAACCCTTTTGATGCCAGTATGCTGCAGGGCACAGGGCATAATAATCCCGCGTATGGTTTCTTTGGCACGTTTGAATATACCAATGCTCCCGGCGGTATTGTAAATGGTGTAACCGGTGGATTGACTGATGAAAATGATATCGACTTTAATTTATCCTACGCCCAGATCCACAAGGATTACGACTGGCGCTGGGCCGAGCAGTGGCTTCCGCATACCGCCTGGTACCTGTTGGCCGTGGCTATACATGAATAA
- a CDS encoding PTS system mannose/fructose/sorbose family transporter subunit IID yields MLATYLLLTLIAVFGHFEDFLGTTLLSRPLILGPLVGLVLGDVTQGVMIGATLELIFMGNIKVGAAIPPDIITGGVLGTAFAIMSHKGPAIALALAVPISILSEMVISGLFVFRAVFNKKFNQYAEAGDYKGVQRLHILSGLLKPVLMGVIIFVALELGSTAIKSFLDLIPAWVQSGLQVAGNMLPALGFALLMNLMFNKRVAPYFFLGFMLAAYLKLPIIAIGGLGVIIALIVTQDAPKLAATASNDDDFDFDDTPAETTPVEPQHQLSNGTLRKLFLRSLTLEANFNFETWQNTGFAFAIIPVLKKLYHTKEAMTAALKRHLQLFNTSPYGSTLIIGITAAMEEQNALDKDFDEESISSVKLGLMGPLAGVFDSLFWGTFKVIAAGVGTSLAIKGNILGPLLFLIIFNVPHLLLRYNLTFIGYNAGTKFLQNLSKSNVMDKLTSGAAILGLMVVGAMPATLMNIKTPLNIGSSSSAVGVQGILDQIVPAMIPLGLTFLIYYFVKKQVKTTWLLLGLLALGFAGSIIHLFV; encoded by the coding sequence ATGCTGGCCACCTATCTGTTACTCACACTCATAGCCGTTTTCGGACATTTTGAGGATTTTTTGGGCACTACGCTGTTAAGTCGCCCGCTGATCCTGGGGCCACTGGTTGGTTTAGTACTGGGCGATGTTACCCAGGGCGTCATGATAGGTGCTACGCTGGAACTGATCTTTATGGGCAATATCAAAGTTGGTGCAGCTATTCCACCGGATATTATTACCGGTGGAGTCTTGGGAACGGCCTTCGCTATCATGTCGCACAAAGGACCTGCCATCGCGCTGGCTTTGGCCGTACCTATCTCCATCCTCTCAGAAATGGTGATCAGTGGGCTGTTCGTTTTCCGGGCAGTTTTCAATAAAAAATTCAATCAATATGCCGAGGCCGGCGATTATAAAGGCGTGCAGCGATTACATATTCTGTCAGGTCTGTTAAAACCGGTGCTCATGGGCGTCATTATTTTTGTGGCTTTGGAACTGGGTTCAACGGCCATCAAATCATTCCTTGATTTGATCCCGGCCTGGGTACAATCGGGCTTGCAGGTGGCCGGGAATATGTTGCCCGCGCTGGGTTTCGCTCTGCTCATGAATCTGATGTTTAACAAAAGAGTAGCGCCTTATTTTTTCCTGGGATTTATGCTGGCGGCTTATTTAAAGCTTCCCATTATTGCCATTGGCGGTTTAGGGGTAATCATCGCGCTCATCGTAACACAGGATGCACCTAAACTGGCCGCTACCGCCTCTAATGATGATGATTTTGATTTCGATGATACACCTGCCGAAACAACACCCGTTGAGCCGCAACATCAACTAAGCAATGGCACTTTAAGAAAACTATTTTTACGATCGCTTACGCTGGAGGCCAATTTCAACTTTGAAACCTGGCAAAATACGGGCTTTGCATTTGCCATCATCCCGGTGCTCAAAAAATTGTATCACACCAAAGAAGCCATGACCGCAGCCCTCAAAAGGCATTTGCAGCTGTTTAATACCAGTCCCTATGGTTCTACCCTCATCATCGGTATTACCGCTGCTATGGAAGAGCAAAATGCCCTGGACAAAGATTTCGACGAAGAATCTATCAGCTCGGTGAAACTGGGATTGATGGGACCACTGGCCGGAGTGTTCGATTCTTTATTTTGGGGTACTTTTAAAGTGATCGCCGCAGGCGTAGGTACTTCCTTAGCTATTAAGGGAAATATATTAGGTCCGCTGCTTTTTTTGATCATATTCAATGTACCGCATCTGCTGCTGCGCTACAACCTAACTTTTATAGGCTACAATGCCGGGACTAAATTTTTGCAGAATCTGAGCAAAAGTAATGTGATGGATAAGCTCACCTCGGGTGCTGCTATATTGGGCCTAATGGTGGTAGGTGCCATGCCCGCCACGCTTATGAATATCAAAACACCGCTGAATATTGGCTCGTCCTCATCGGCAGTAGGCGTACAGGGCATCCTGGATCAGATAGTACCCGCTATGATACCACTGGGGCTTACCTTCCTGATATATTATTTTGTAAAAAAACAGGTTAAAACCACCTGGCTGCTACTGGGCCTGTTGGCATTGGGTTTTGCAGGCAGTATAATCCATTTGTTTGTATGA